Proteins from one Ahaetulla prasina isolate Xishuangbanna chromosome 2, ASM2864084v1, whole genome shotgun sequence genomic window:
- the LOC131193217 gene encoding aquaporin-5-like, with protein MRREVCTVVFLRAVFTEFLATMIFVFFGLGSALKWPSALPSVLQISLAFGLAIGTMVQTFGHISGGHINPAVTIAFFVGNQISFLRMLFYIVAQLLGAIAGAGILYGVTPTNARGNLAANGLSNNTTAGQAVVLEIILTFQLVLCIFASTDNRRNDNVGSPSLSIGLSVTLGHLVGIYFTGCSMNPARSFGPAVVMKRFTSAHWVFWVGPISGAILASLLYNYLLLPHSMNMSERVAIIKGTYESEEEWEEKEKSMEMSSP; from the exons ATGAGGAGAGAGGTTTGCACTGTTGTTTTTCTCCGAGCCGTCTTCACCGAGTTCTTGGCAACCATGATTTTTGTGTTCTTCGGTTTGGGCTCAGCCTTGAAGTGGCCATCAGCCTTGCCAAGCGTCCTTCAGATTTCCCTGGCATTTGGCTTGGCCATTGGCACAATGGTACAGACCTTTGGTCATATCAGTGGTGGCCATATCAACCCAGCGGTGACCATCGCCTTCTTCGTTGGGAACCAGATCTCTTTCCTCCGGATGTTGTTTTACATCGTGGCTCAGCTGCTGGGGGCCATTGCTGGTGCAGGCATCCTTTACGGAGTGACCCCCACCAATGCCCGTGGTAATCTGGCAGCCAATGGG CTTAGCAACAACACAACAGCAGGTCAGGCTGTGGTCCTAGAGATTATCTTGACTTTCCAGCTTGTCTTGTGCATTTTTGCCTCAACTGACAACCGCCGAAATGACAACGTGGGATCCCCATCTCTGTCTATTGGATTGTCAGTCACCCTGGGCCATCTGGTGGGG ATCTATTTCACTGGCTGCTCTATGAATCCTGCCAGATCTTTTGGACCTGCAGTTGTCATGAAAAGATTTACCTCTGCTCATTGG gtgtTCTGGGTTGGACCCATTTCTGGAGCCATTCTAGCTTCTCTCTTGTACAACTACCTTCTGCTTCCTCACTCAATGAATATGTCTGAAAGAGTAGCCATCATCAAAGGTACTTACGAGTCAGAGGAAGagtgggaagaaaaagagaaaagcatgGAAATGTCTTCTCCATAA